In Erinaceus europaeus chromosome 10, mEriEur2.1, whole genome shotgun sequence, one DNA window encodes the following:
- the ECM2 gene encoding extracellular matrix protein 2 isoform X3, protein MVMYNRAVWSPEPCITCLCSNGRVLCDETTCPPQTCLQTVTPEGECCPVCSDTASYSVLTDIAANDRTEFSGDSSEQREPIHLLHKQTSPSGVERKQAVRRKKLHLKENKELKEDEDREAKKKPAIPGDWGRQSSEGHSRECGNGNPAREEEEDKESKEPTRGDVFQMPCHLAIPAPPRGSPPLPSRCALSYRTISCISADFTEIPPLTAPDITSLELIGNSFTSIPDEAFNGLPNLERLDLSRNNITSSGISPNAFKHLKKLIHLNMDENNLAEVPSGLPSTLEELKINDNSLQTLGEDSLLDLHQLVTLELEGNNLSEINVNPLAFKPLKSLSYLRLGRNKFRIIPQGLPASLEELYLENNQIEEVTEICFNHTRKINVIVLRHNKLEENRIAPLAWIKQENLESIDLSYNKLYHVPSYLPKSLLHLVLIGNQIERIPGYVLAHMEPGLEYLYLSFNKLTDDGVDRVSFYGAYHSLRELFLDHNDLKCIPPGIREMKALHFLRLNNNKIRNILPEHICSMEEDDDSPLEHLHLENNYIETRKISSYAFSCIRSYSSVILKPQNIK, encoded by the exons CCTCCTATTCAGTCCTCACTGACATAGCAGCAAATGATAGAACAGAATTTTCTGGTGATTCTTCAGAACAAAGAGAACCGATTCATTTACTTCATAAGCAGACGTCACCTTCTGGGGTGGAAAGGAAGCAAGCAGTGAGAAGAAAGAAACTTCACTTGAAGGAGAATAAAGAACTTAAAGAAGATGAAGAcagggaggcaaagaaaaagcCCGCTATACCTGGAGATTGGGGGAGACAGTCCAGTGAGGGGCACAGCAGAGAATGTGGTAATGGAAACCCagccagggaggaggaggaggacaaggagagcAAGGAGCCCACCAGAGGAGATGTCTTCCAGATGCCCTGCCACCTCGCCATCCCTGCGCCTCCCAGAGGCTCACCACCTCTGCCCAGCCGGTGTGCTCTGTCCTACAGGACTATCAGCTGCATCAGTGCTGACTTCACAGAGATACCACCACTAACAGCCCCAGACATAACAAGTCTGGAACTCATTG GCAACTCCTTCACCTCCATTCCTGATGAAGCGTTTAATGGATTACCCAATCTGGAAAGGCTTGATCTGAGCAGAAATAACATCACCTCTTCAGGCATAAGTCCCAACGCATTCAAG CACCTGAAGAAGTTAATACACCTGAATATGGATGAAAACAATTTGGCAGAAGTTCCCTCAGGATTACCATCTACATTAGAGGAACTTAAAATTAATGACAACAGCCTTCAGACTCTGGGTGAAGACAGCTTATTAG ACTTACATCAGTTGGTTACCTTAGAACTGGAAGGAAATAATCTCAGTGAAATCAATGTTAATCCTTTAGCTTTCAAACCTTTGAAGAGCCTATCCTACCTTCGTCTGGGAAGAAATAAATTTAGAATTATACCACAAGGACTTCCTGCTTCTCTTgag GAATTGTACCTGGAAAATAACCAAATTGAAGAAGTAACTGAGATATGTTTTAATCACACCAGAAAGATCAATGTCATTGTATTGCGCCATAATAAGCTTGAAGAGAACAGAATTGCTCCTCTAGCCTGGATAAAGCAAGA AAACCTAGAATCCATCGACCTCTCGTACAACAAGCTCTACCACGTCCCCTCCTATCTGCCCAAGTCGCTGCTGCACCTGGTGCTCATCGGGAACCAGATCGAGCGCATCCCCGGCTATGTGTTGGCTCACATGGAGCCAGGCCTGGAATACCTGTACCTGTCGTTTAACAAGCTCACGGATGACGGGGTGGACCGGGTCTCATTCTATGGGGCTTATCATTCTCTGAGAGAATTATTTCTGGATCATAATGACTTGAAATGTATCCCACCGGGAATACGAGAGATGAAAGCGCTCCATTTTCTGAGGCTGAACAACAACAAGATCAG GAATATCCTTCCAGAGCATATCTGCAGCATGGAAGAAGATGATGACTCACCCCTGGAACACCTTCATCTTGAGAACAATTATATTGAAACAAGAAAAATATCATCTTATGCATTTTCATGCATAAGATCATATTCAAGTGTCATCCTTAAACCACAAAACATCAAGTAG